The following proteins are encoded in a genomic region of Candidatus Melainabacteria bacterium:
- a CDS encoding class I SAM-dependent methyltransferase encodes MQHNLPLVHAEGIRLARTGCDGIFHVRVIDKGAKNRLSWDRFVRLQAAAEQIKTNLTAACSVLDVGGYEGALAFFLVESGHSVDVLDPETTGGTATCINAADFSYEVVTAVDVLEHISPEQRQTAIFECARVASKLLVLNYPCRESAPAQELMLKLTNNAFVRQHVEWELPDSNWVVGELAEAGFDCQIIPHTNLGIWLGQYLVQNLLPEVAPALNAALIARHSAEPFSSPLYHLVVAIRD; translated from the coding sequence ATGCAGCATAATCTACCACTCGTTCATGCAGAAGGCATAAGACTTGCTCGCACCGGTTGTGATGGCATTTTTCACGTCCGTGTGATTGATAAGGGAGCGAAAAACCGGCTTTCTTGGGACCGCTTTGTACGATTGCAGGCAGCAGCGGAACAAATAAAAACAAACTTGACGGCAGCATGCTCCGTTCTCGACGTTGGTGGCTATGAGGGCGCACTTGCGTTCTTTCTTGTCGAGAGTGGTCATTCCGTCGATGTGCTCGATCCCGAAACAACCGGGGGGACGGCAACTTGCATAAACGCTGCTGATTTCAGTTACGAGGTCGTCACGGCTGTCGATGTTCTGGAGCATATTAGTCCCGAGCAACGTCAGACTGCCATCTTTGAATGCGCTCGAGTCGCATCCAAGTTATTGGTGCTCAACTATCCTTGCCGGGAGAGCGCTCCGGCTCAGGAATTGATGCTTAAACTAACCAACAATGCTTTTGTAAGACAGCATGTTGAGTGGGAATTGCCAGATAGCAACTGGGTGGTTGGCGAGCTAGCGGAAGCGGGTTTTGACTGTCAAATTATCCCGCATACAAATCTGGGCATTTGGCTCGGTCAGTATCTTGTGCAAAATTTACTGCCCGAAGTGGCGCCAGCACTCAATGCTGCTTTGATTGCACGTCACTCGGCAGAGCCATTCAGCAGTCCGCTCTATCACCTAGTCGTCGCAATACGGGATTGA
- a CDS encoding DUF4346 domain-containing protein → MQSPLDVIHEQIETAASLAKCHSCGCFQQTTEALALTAPGRDVLSDLLGRARDNFTAKKYDCLGCAICYPAIAANAFAEAYPEQSESLDLCPTEMPEERAGWPPLPGEYQVSRYTAPVAVVTLNSEDLAEKLRAANPEGMAVVGPMHTENLGIERVIQNALGNPNIRFLLVCGDDTQQAVGHLPGQSMESLFKHGVDDGMRIREAKGKRPYLKNVSREQVQFFLEQVELISLIGTTDVAAIAEQVKACAARNPGPFEKQIKTTKVEVVRAPETERFVTDAAGFFVIYPDSKRKLLLVEHYTPTGVLDCIIEGETPTAIYMQSIEKNFVSRLDHAAYLGRELDRAYNSLVTGEAYVQDRVPYPVQQPQRRLWL, encoded by the coding sequence ATGCAATCCCCCCTGGATGTCATACACGAGCAGATTGAAACAGCGGCCTCTTTGGCTAAGTGCCATAGCTGCGGTTGCTTTCAGCAGACGACAGAAGCGCTAGCACTAACCGCGCCCGGTAGAGATGTGCTATCCGACTTGTTAGGACGCGCGCGCGATAACTTTACAGCGAAAAAGTATGATTGTCTTGGCTGCGCCATTTGCTATCCCGCAATTGCCGCCAACGCTTTTGCCGAGGCCTATCCAGAACAAAGCGAAAGTCTTGATTTGTGTCCAACAGAGATGCCCGAAGAGCGGGCCGGCTGGCCGCCTCTGCCTGGTGAATATCAGGTATCGCGTTATACGGCGCCGGTTGCCGTGGTTACGCTCAACAGTGAAGATCTAGCCGAAAAATTGCGAGCAGCTAATCCAGAAGGCATGGCAGTAGTCGGACCCATGCATACGGAAAACCTTGGCATTGAGCGCGTTATTCAAAACGCTCTTGGTAACCCCAACATTCGTTTTCTGCTTGTTTGTGGTGATGACACTCAACAAGCAGTCGGTCATCTGCCAGGGCAATCTATGGAAAGCCTGTTTAAGCACGGCGTTGATGACGGTATGAGGATTCGCGAGGCAAAGGGCAAACGGCCTTATCTCAAAAACGTCAGCCGAGAACAGGTGCAATTTTTCCTTGAGCAAGTTGAGCTGATATCTTTGATTGGAACCACTGACGTTGCCGCTATAGCTGAGCAGGTCAAGGCTTGCGCCGCGCGCAATCCCGGACCATTTGAAAAACAAATCAAGACTACAAAAGTAGAAGTGGTGCGAGCGCCCGAGACCGAGCGCTTCGTGACAGATGCGGCTGGTTTTTTTGTTATCTATCCTGATAGTAAAAGAAAGTTGCTCCTTGTCGAACACTATACACCGACTGGTGTTCTAGACTGCATTATCGAAGGCGAAACGCCAACAGCAATTTATATGCAGTCCATTGAAAAAAATTTCGTTAGCCGACTAGATCACGCTGCCTATCTCGGTCGAGAGCTCGATCGCGCTTACAATTCGTTAGTAACTGGTGAAGCATACGTACAAGATCGCGTTCCATATCCGGTTCAACAACCGCAGCGACGGCTGTGGCTGTGA
- a CDS encoding transcriptional regulator: MDEPDKCCSPKPLLEDRPVFSLNQAAELAELFKLLADATRVRLLQLLLKHGEMRVSEISGALEMTPQAVSNQLQKLAYNNVVAARRAGVNIHYRVVDPCVRELLQQGMCLLEDARQSRNHADVV, encoded by the coding sequence ATGGACGAACCAGACAAGTGTTGCAGCCCCAAACCGCTCTTAGAGGACCGTCCAGTCTTTTCCCTTAATCAGGCTGCTGAACTGGCAGAGCTGTTCAAGCTGCTGGCGGATGCGACACGGGTCCGGCTGCTGCAACTGCTGTTAAAACACGGCGAGATGCGAGTGTCTGAGATTTCAGGCGCGCTGGAGATGACACCGCAAGCTGTTTCAAACCAACTTCAAAAACTAGCGTATAACAATGTCGTTGCAGCCAGAAGAGCAGGCGTGAATATTCACTACCGCGTCGTTGATCCGTGTGTTCGTGAGCTGCTTCAACAGGGTATGTGCCTTCTTGAAGATGCGCGCCAGAGCAGGAATCACGCTGATGTTGTCTGA
- a CDS encoding IS110 family transposase yields the protein MRFWTRKQRSSIGVRAWAQLSTTRKQSHSRASQQLGECLEVIDYFEEKMVNRDRILMQLAKDSPEVQLLKTIPGVGDISALMIAAELGDITRFKNARHVAGYIGLVPRLYASSV from the coding sequence ATGCGGTTCTGGACAAGGAAACAAAGAAGCTCGATTGGGGTCCGCGCTTGGGCGCAATTGTCTACAACAAGAAAGCAGTCTCACTCCCGAGCGTCACAGCAGCTTGGGGAGTGCCTCGAGGTGATCGATTATTTTGAAGAAAAGATGGTAAATCGGGATCGAATCTTAATGCAACTAGCAAAGGACTCTCCCGAAGTGCAGTTGCTGAAAACGATTCCAGGTGTTGGAGATATCTCGGCATTAATGATAGCTGCTGAATTGGGTGACATCACGAGGTTTAAGAACGCTCGGCATGTTGCTGGTTATATCGGCTTGGTGCCTCGCCTCTATGCGAGTTCAGTGTGA
- a CDS encoding efflux RND transporter permease subunit has protein sequence MLNGLILWSISNRFIVVILSILALGMGLSVVLKLPLDVFPNFAPPQVVIQTEALGLAPEEVESLVTLPLESALNGTPGLVDIRSSSAIGLSVITTIFEGSTDIYRARQLVAEKVQQVAPRLPQGVNPPLLSPISNPVGDVIKYALTIDRTKSSSDPTTLLDVATIANWQIRNRLLAIPGVTRVLVLGGGEKQYQVLVHPEKLKQFGVTLLQVTEAARNANLNAPGGFLLKPDREFLIRGLGRLRSISDLKTSVVAVNKGGIPIRLIDVADVVIGSGVKRGDGSFAGEDAVIVTVTRSPFADTPTVTGAVESAMNGIRKTLPVDVRVATTFRQEDFIEKSVENVVEALRDGALIVAVVLVLFLGNWRTIAITLTALPLSIVLGLVVLNWFGVGLNTMTLGGLAIALGGVIDDAIIDAENVYRRLRENHIKGSAAQPPLKVVFEASVQIRGSVVFATLILCVVVLPIFALSGIEGRIFTPLGLAYILSTLASLLVALTVTPALCYLLLANRKLPEDETWTVRKLKGIYEPILAFAMRRPMVVLLASVLGFFASLLLLPALGTTFLPEFQERSLVITLNQMPGASLASTQQIGKAIELALMKHSEIETVQFRAGRAFGDDDAGVVTFGELDIQIAEHSKDRATVMEMIRKELARYPGVSANLGGFISNRIDETLSGTRAALAIKIFGPDLMILRSQAQSVAGAIEKIKGLVDLQIEPQQPVPQISVRFDRDSAARYGLTVGSLADTVETALNGKTVSQVLESQRLFNLVVWLSPAARNNAEKIGNLLVDTPTGVKVPLSSVATLVRDSGPNTINRQNVSRRIVVSANVSGRDIGSVVSDVKRELSEHVALPPGYYLDLGGQFQAQQRASQELLVYTLVAMLFVAVLIHQSVGSIRSTILILTNLPLALIGGIISVSVSGGVLSVASLIGFITLFGVANRNGIILVTTYNHMLEAGVPIRQAIKEGSMERLSPVLMTALTAAMAMLPLMIGGGAGKEILQPLAYVVFGGLFTSTALTLVVIPALFSRFGPSRQNLVDNPSVVTISSTQ, from the coding sequence ATGCTTAATGGTTTGATTTTATGGTCGATTAGCAATCGATTCATTGTAGTCATTTTATCGATTTTGGCCCTAGGAATGGGGCTTAGTGTCGTTTTGAAGCTGCCACTTGACGTTTTCCCTAACTTTGCGCCACCGCAAGTAGTCATTCAAACCGAGGCGCTTGGCTTAGCCCCGGAAGAGGTGGAGTCACTTGTCACTTTACCGCTAGAGAGTGCCCTGAACGGAACACCGGGCCTGGTCGATATTAGATCTAGTTCGGCAATCGGACTATCTGTAATAACCACTATCTTTGAGGGCTCCACAGATATTTATCGAGCCAGGCAACTCGTCGCTGAAAAGGTGCAGCAAGTTGCACCACGCCTGCCTCAAGGAGTCAATCCACCGTTGTTATCACCTATTAGCAATCCGGTTGGAGACGTCATTAAGTATGCCCTCACCATCGATAGAACCAAGTCTAGTTCTGATCCAACAACGTTACTAGATGTGGCTACCATCGCCAACTGGCAAATTCGCAACAGACTCCTGGCTATTCCGGGGGTGACGCGGGTACTGGTTCTTGGCGGCGGCGAAAAGCAGTATCAGGTTTTGGTGCACCCGGAGAAGCTGAAACAGTTTGGTGTGACGTTGCTGCAAGTTACCGAAGCTGCCCGCAATGCTAATTTAAATGCTCCCGGCGGCTTTCTTTTAAAGCCAGACCGTGAATTTCTTATCCGCGGCTTGGGTCGCCTTCGTAGTATCTCCGATCTGAAAACGTCAGTGGTGGCGGTAAACAAGGGCGGTATTCCGATTCGCCTTATCGATGTTGCTGATGTCGTCATTGGTTCAGGTGTCAAACGCGGGGACGGCTCTTTCGCCGGAGAAGATGCTGTCATCGTAACGGTCACCCGTTCACCTTTTGCCGATACGCCAACAGTAACAGGAGCAGTCGAATCCGCGATGAACGGGATCAGAAAAACTCTGCCTGTTGATGTCAGGGTAGCGACCACATTTCGACAGGAAGACTTTATCGAGAAGTCCGTAGAGAACGTGGTAGAAGCCCTGCGTGACGGCGCCCTCATTGTCGCCGTAGTCTTGGTTTTATTCCTGGGCAATTGGCGAACCATTGCAATCACGCTCACTGCGTTGCCACTCTCGATAGTCCTTGGTCTTGTTGTCCTGAACTGGTTTGGAGTTGGCTTAAATACAATGACTCTGGGCGGTCTTGCCATCGCGCTGGGTGGCGTCATCGACGACGCAATCATAGATGCTGAGAACGTGTACCGGCGCCTTCGTGAAAACCACATAAAGGGCAGTGCGGCACAACCACCTCTCAAAGTAGTATTCGAAGCATCAGTACAAATTAGAGGCTCTGTTGTATTTGCTACATTGATTCTCTGTGTCGTTGTGTTGCCAATCTTTGCCCTGTCTGGAATTGAAGGGCGCATTTTTACTCCACTTGGTTTGGCGTATATCCTCTCTACACTGGCATCACTGCTGGTGGCACTGACAGTTACTCCAGCACTCTGTTATCTATTGCTCGCTAATCGAAAATTGCCCGAAGACGAAACATGGACAGTGCGCAAGCTCAAAGGGATCTACGAACCGATATTAGCCTTCGCCATGAGGAGACCAATGGTTGTTTTGCTTGCGTCCGTTTTGGGATTTTTCGCGAGCCTTTTGCTTTTGCCTGCGTTGGGCACAACGTTCCTGCCTGAATTTCAGGAGCGCAGCTTAGTTATCACATTGAATCAAATGCCTGGCGCTTCTTTGGCATCCACTCAACAAATCGGCAAGGCCATCGAGCTTGCGCTTATGAAACATTCAGAAATTGAGACCGTTCAATTCCGTGCTGGGCGAGCCTTTGGTGATGACGATGCTGGTGTCGTTACTTTTGGCGAATTGGATATACAAATTGCTGAACACTCTAAAGATAGAGCCACAGTGATGGAAATGATCCGCAAAGAGCTGGCTCGCTATCCTGGTGTTTCAGCCAATCTCGGCGGATTTATTTCAAATAGAATTGATGAGACTCTATCAGGCACCAGGGCTGCTCTGGCGATAAAGATTTTTGGCCCAGACTTGATGATTTTGCGATCCCAAGCGCAATCCGTCGCCGGAGCAATCGAAAAAATAAAAGGCTTAGTAGATCTACAAATTGAGCCTCAACAGCCGGTTCCGCAAATCTCTGTTCGCTTCGACAGAGACAGTGCAGCTCGCTATGGGTTGACGGTTGGATCACTAGCGGACACAGTGGAAACCGCGCTCAACGGAAAGACAGTTTCACAGGTACTGGAAAGTCAGCGCTTATTCAACCTAGTCGTGTGGCTGTCACCAGCTGCTCGAAATAACGCTGAAAAGATCGGCAATCTTCTCGTTGATACGCCGACTGGAGTCAAGGTGCCGTTATCATCGGTTGCTACTCTCGTCCGCGATTCAGGCCCTAATACAATCAATCGGCAAAATGTTTCCCGGCGCATTGTTGTCTCAGCTAATGTCTCAGGCCGAGATATCGGCTCTGTTGTGTCCGATGTCAAAAGAGAATTGAGCGAACACGTTGCTTTGCCGCCGGGTTATTACCTAGATCTCGGTGGACAATTTCAAGCACAACAAAGGGCTAGTCAAGAGCTTCTTGTGTATACCTTGGTGGCAATGCTTTTCGTCGCGGTTCTAATCCATCAGTCGGTAGGTTCAATAAGGTCCACAATTTTGATACTAACCAACCTGCCCCTGGCTTTAATCGGCGGCATAATTTCTGTTTCTGTAAGTGGTGGTGTTCTATCAGTAGCCTCATTAATTGGCTTCATAACCTTGTTTGGCGTGGCCAACCGAAACGGCATTATATTGGTCACAACCTACAACCACATGCTTGAGGCAGGAGTGCCTATCCGACAAGCAATCAAAGAAGGCTCAATGGAGCGACTGTCACCCGTGCTAATGACCGCCTTGACCGCTGCTATGGCCATGTTGCCATTGATGATTGGTGGCGGTGCCGGAAAGGAAATTCTGCAACCCCTTGCTTATGTTGTGTTCGGTGGTCTTTTCACATCCACAGCACTGACTCTGGTTGTTATACCGGCGTTGTTCAGTCGTTTTGGTCCCAGCCGTCAAAACCTGGTTGATAATCCTTCGGTTGTGACGATTTCCAGTACTCAATAA